The Streptomyces sp. NBC_00659 genomic interval AGGGTGTCCCCGGTGACCCCCGCGGGCAGGTCGTCGCCCATCCACTTGATCTGGCCGTTCGGGACGGAGGCGGTGGCGATGACCTCGCCGGCGGCGTCGCGGCAGACCGCACGCAGCTCGAACCCCGCGTCGGCGACGGGGAGTTCGACGGCCGGGTCGGCGCCGACCGCGTACGTAGGACCGCCCTCGGGGAGGGCGGCGGTGAGGCCGTCGAGGGGCGAGACGATCCGGGCGGGGAAGACGGTGGCGGAGCCGCCGCCCTGGACGCGGGCGTCGCGGGCGGCGGCGCCGATGAGGGCGACCCGGTGCCCTTCGGGGAGCGGCAGGGCGCCTTCGTTGCGGACGAGGACGAAGCCGCGGCGGGCCACCTCGCGGGCCAGCGCCTCCCCGTCCACGGTCGTGGGCGGTTCGGTCACGACGGGTTCGGCGCCTTCCAGGGCGCCGACGCGGGCGGCGAGACGGAGTACGTTGCGCACGGCCGCGTCGACCGTGGCCTCCGCGACCTCGCCGGCGCGCACGGCGGCGGCGAGCGGTTCTCCGTAGACGGTCCGGGGGCCGGGCATGGCAACGTCGAGACCGCCCTCGATCGCGGCCTTCGTGGAGCGGGCGGCCATCCAGTCGGAGACGTTGAAGCCGTCGAAGCCCCATTCGCCGCGCAGGACCTCGTTCACGAGACTGCGGTGCTCGCTCATCGTCGTGCCGTTGACGGAGTTGTAGGCGGTCATGACGCCCCACGGGCGGGCACCGCCGACGATGGCCTCGAAGGGCGCCAGGTACAGCTCGCGCAGGGCGCGTTCGGAGACGAGGTTGTCCACCGTGAAGCGGTCGGTCTCGGCGTCGTTGGCGACGAAATGCTTGACGGTGGTGGCGACCCCGCCGGACTGGACGCCCCGGACATAGCCGCCGCCGATCACGCCGGTCAGGAGCGGGTCCTCGCTGTACGCCTCGAAGTGGCGGCCGCCGAGCGGTGAGCGGTGGAGGTTGACGGTGGGGGCGAGCAGGACGTGGACGCCCTTGCGGCGGGCCTCCTGGGCGAGCAGCGTGCCGACGCGGCGGGCCAGCTCCGGGTCCCAGGCGGCGGCGAGCGCGGTGGGCGAGGGGAGCGCGACGGAGGGGTCGTCGGCGCTCCAGTGGACGCCGCGGACGCCGATCGGGCCGTCCGACATCACGAGGGACTCCAGGCCGATCTCGGGGAGCGCGGGCAGCGTCCACATGTTCCGGCCGGACAGCAGCCGGGCCTTCGCGTCCAGGCCGAGGCGGGCGAGGGCCGCCTCGACGACGGCCTCGCGGGCCGCGTCCGCGTCCGCCTCCGCGTCCTTTTGGTCCCCAGCCGTCCCCACCGCAGTGTCCGCCATGGCGGCACCTCCTCGTCGCTAGTGCCCGACAGGCCACTAGGGCCTGTCGTTTGGATCATGCGGCGGGACGCGGGGCAGGGCACGCACTCCCCCAAGCTCTGCGAGCAGGGGGGACCCCCAGCGGCGTTGTCGTCGGTTGCCGACGCTCCGCGTCGTCGCCCTCCTCCGCCTTGCAGCTGCACGCACCCTGCCCCGCTCGGCCCAGCCGACAAGGCACCGCTCCTCGATGCCACCTGATCCAAACGACAGACCCTAGCCGTCGGATCCGCCCCATCGTCGTACGCGGCGACGGTGCGGGGGAGGGCCCCGGCGCCGGCGCGCGGGCGTTCCCGGCCGCGCCTCGGGAGCCGGCGGCGAGGATTCCCGCCCGATCACGGGCGGGCGGGCTCCGGAGCGAGCGTGACGGCGACGGGGAGCGTCCCCGGTCACGAGGTGGCGCTGTGCTCCTCGGACGCCCCGTCGGAGGCCGTGTCGGCGTCCTCGTCCGCGTCGCCCTCGCGGATCTCCTCGCCGAGCAGGTCCCGGGCCATCAGCGTGGCGCCCGCGACGGCCCCCGGCATCAGGAACACCGCGACGAACGGAACGAGGAAGGCGAGACCCAGCGGGGTGCCGAAGCCCCAGACCAGTGTCTTGCGGGAGCGGAGCAGCGCGAGGCGCGCCCGGAGGTCGACGTCGCGGCGCTGCAGGGCGACGGCGACGAGTTCCTCGGTGAGGAAGAAGCCCGTGACGAAGAAGCCGAGCACCGGGACGACGGTCTGGCCGATGAGCGGGACGAAGCCGAGCGCGAGGAGGAGGACCCCCCACACGAGGGCCCGCGCGAGGACACGGAGGCTGTCGCGCGCGGAGATCCACAGCTCGCGCCAGAGCGGCAGACCGGACTCGGGTGCCGTGCCGTCCGGGGACACGTCGCGGTCGACCTTCTCCGAGAGGTTCTCGTAGAAGGGCTGGCCTATGAGCAGGGTGACCGCGGTGAAGGTGAGGACGGCGAGGAGGAGTGCCAGGGCGAACAGGACGGCGGTGAGGAAGCCGCGGAAGAGTCCCTCCCAGGGGCTGCTCCAGTCGTCCGCGAACGGCGTCGCCCAGGTGACGAACCCCTCCCCGTACATGCCGAGGGCGACGAGCGCCGCCGCGTAGAGCACGAGCGTGATGAGTCCCGGCAGCAGCCCGAACCCGAAACTCTTCCCGTGCCGGGCCACCCATCTCTGGCCGCGCAGCAGATAGCCGAAACCCACCCCAAGATCGCGCATGGGGAGACCTTATCGGGGTGCCGCGCCGGGCCACAGCCCGCGGTGGCGGCGGCCTTCGCCGCCCCGGGCGGGCCCGGGGCGGCCCGAGCACTCCCGGGCGTCCTGGGAGACGCCCCGAGAGGTCCCGGGCTGCCCGGCTTCGGCTTCGGCTTCGGCTTCGGCTTCGGCTTCGGCTTCGGCTTCGGTCAGAGCTTGACGATCATCTTTCCGATGTTGTCGCCGCGCAGGACGCCGAAGAACGCCTCCAGGTTGTTCTCGATGCCCTCGACGACCGTCTCGGCGTACTTCAGCTCGCCGGAGCGGATCCAGGCGCCGACCTCCTGGACGAACTCCTGCTGGAGGTCGTAGTTGTCGCCGACGAGGAAGCCCTGGATGCGGCCGCGGGTCTGGATCAGCCGGGCCAGGTTCCGGGGGCCGGGGGCGGGCTCGGTGTTGTTGTAGACGGAGATCATGCCGCAGATCGCGATACGGCCGTCCCGGTTCAGCGAGCCGATGGCGGCCTCCAGGTGGTCACCGCCCACGTTGTCGAAGTAGACGTCGACGCCGTCGGGCGCGGCCTCGCGCAGCTGCTGGGAGACCGGGCCGTTCTTGTAGTTGAAGGCGGCGTCGAAGCCGTACTCCTCGACGAGCAGTCTGACCTTCTCGTCGGACCCGGCGGAGCCGATGACGCGCGAGGCGCCCTTGAGCCGGGCGATCTGGCCCACCTGGCTGCCGACGGCACCGGCGGCGCCGGACACGAAGACGGAGTCGCCCTCCTTGAAGGCGGCGGTGCGCAGGAGACCGGCGTACGCGGTGAGGCCGGTCATGCCGAGGACGCCGAGGTACGTCGACAGCGGCGCGGCCCCCGGGTCCACCTTGACGGCCTGCTTGGCGTCCACGACGGCGTACTCGCGCCAGCCGAGGAAGTGCAGCACGTGGTCGCCGGCCTCGATGCCCTCGGCGTTCGAGACGATGACCTCGCCGACCGCTCCGCCCTGCATGGTCTCGCCCAGCCCGAAGGGGGCGATGTAGGACTTGGCGGCGCTCATCCGGCCGCGCATGTACGGGTCGACGGAGACGTAGGCGTTCCGTACCAGGACCTCGCCCGGACCCGGCTGCCGGACCTCGGCCTCGACCAGGGCGAAGTCGGCGGGCTGGGGCGGGCCGACCGGGCGGCTGACCAGGTGCCATTCACGGCCGGTGGAGGGAAGCTGGGGGGTCTCGGACATGAGGGTGCGCCTTTCAGGGTGACCGGCGAGCGAATAATGCTTCAGTACTTCAAACAATGAGTACCTGAAACAACGATGCTCATGAATATTTCACGATGTCAAGTAACGCGGTACGATCGAGGGCATGGCCACCCACAAGAGACCACGGATCGACCCCTTGACCATGGAGGTCGTCGAGTTGATCGGCACGGTCGTGGCCCGTTACCACGAGGAGTACGAGGACGCGGCCGCCGCGCACGCCCTCACCGGCGCACAGGCGCGGCTGCTGAGCCTGCTCTCGCTGGAGCCGCTGCCGATGCGCCGTCTGGCGCAGAAGCTGAGGTGCGAGCCGTCGAACGTCACGGGGATCGTGGACCGGCTGGAGACACGGGGGCTGGTGGAACGCCGCCCCGACCCGGCGGACCGCCGGGTGAAACTGGCGGCGGCGACGGCCGAGGGCCGCAGAATCGCCGGAGGGCTGCGCGACTCGCTCGACTTCGCCCGCGAGCCCCTGGCGGAGCTCTCGGACCAGGAACGGCTGTCCCTGCGCGACCTGCTGCTCCGCATGCTGGGCGAGGCCCCCGGCACCGCCGGCGCCGGCGGCTGAGACCCGGCACCCCCGGCGCCGGCGACCGAGACGCGGGCGCCTTCGACGGCGGGCCGGCCGGAGTGCGGCGGGCCGCGGGGAGCGACGGGCACGGTTCGGCGGGCAGCGACGGGTTTTGTTCGCGGGCAGCGGGCAGCGACGGGCTCTGTCCGGCGGGCAGCGGGGCCGGAGGGATCACCCCGTACCGGGCGACCCGCCTACGAGCACCACCACAGGAAGCGGTTGCAGTCGTCCGAGGACGAGGGCGTCGGCGTAGGCGCCGATGTCGTCGGGTCCGTGCCGGCGGGGGCCGACGCGCCCGAGCCCGCGGAGGCGGTCGCCGGGGCCGAGCCGGAGTGACCCGGGCGGGTGCCGAGGGTCGGGGATCCGGAACCCGCGGTGCTCTTCTCGCTCGTCGCGGTGGGAGACGCGGAGGCGGAGGCGGAGGGTGATCCGGAGGCCGACGCGGAGGAGCTGGGCGTGCGGGCGGCCGAGGGGGACTTGGAGGCGGACTTCTTCGGGAGCGAGGACGCCGCCGGCGCGGCCGAGCCGTCGGGCGACTCCGCCGCCGCGGGGCTGGGGCCGAGACCGGGCGCGTCGACGCCGAGCTCGGCGAGGCTCAGACCGCCGGCCGCGAGGACGAAGCCCACGGCTATGTACAGGGTGCGGCGGCGGCGTCGGCGATGCGCGGCCGCCTTGCGGTCGCGCCGGCTGGCGCCTGCCGGAGCCTGCGGGCCACCCGGACTCCCGGCCTCCGCGTCCAGGACACGGCCCCCGCGCCGCCGCGCGGCCCGGCGGGAGCGCCACTCGACGTCACCGTCCGCGCCGTGGCGCGCGTCGGCGTCCGCGCCCGTCGGCGGGCGCGCGCCGGCCTCGTCGGTGTCCGCGCCGAGTTCGTCGACCGGGGTACCGCACCCGGGACAGGCGAGGGCGCCGTTGAGGTGCCTGCGGCACACGTGGCAGTAGTCCATGACGCGGGAAGACTAGGGTCACCGCCGGTAACGTTCCTAGGCGCAGTTGTGAAGATGTTGTGCGGAATCCAGTATTCCGGTCCGTCGGACACCGACACCACCGAACATTCCCCGCCATCCTGCGCCCATCGCATCGAAACCGTTATGTGCGCGACCCATTGACACCCCCCGGGCCGCGTCCTTACTGTCACGCCAGCATTTCGAACGTGTGACGAAATTTCGAACAGAGCTGAAAGCACAGGGGGCATCTGCCGTGCGCATCACGGGAATCACCACACACGTGGTCGGGACACCCTGGAGGAACCTGACCTACGTCCAGGTGCACACCGACGAGGGCATCACCGGCGTCGGCGAGACCCGCATGCTGGGCCACACCGACGCGCTGCTCGGTTACCTGCACGAGGCACAGGCCAACCATATTCTCGGGTCCGACCCGTTCGCCGTCGAGGACCTGGTCCGCCGGATGAAGTACGGCGACTACGGGCGCGCCGGCGAGATCGTGATGTCCGGCATCGCGGTCATCGAGATGGCCTGCTGGGACATCAAGGGCAAGGCGCTCGGGGTGCCGGTCTGGCAGCTCCTCGGCGGCAAGGTCACCGACAGGGTCAAGGCGTACGCCAACGGCTGGTACACCACCGAACGCACCCCGGAGGCCTATCACAAGGCCGCCCAGGAGGTCGTCGCGCGGGGCTACAAGGCCCTCAAGATCGACCCCTTCGGCACCGGGCACTTCGAGCTCGACCACGAGGCCACGCTGTACTCGGTGTCGCTCATCGAGGCCGTGCGCGACGCGATCGGGCCCGAGACCGAGCTGATGCTGGAGATGCACGGCCGCTTCTCGCCGGCCACCGCCGTCCGGCTGGCCCGCGAGCTCGCGCCCTTCAAGCCCGCGTGGCTGGAGGAGCCGGTGCCGCCGGAGAACCTCAAGGCGCTGGAGAAGGTGGCCGCCAAGGTCGACATGCCCCTCGCCACGGGCGAACGGATCCACGACCGCATCGAGTTCCGCGAGCTCTTCGAGAGCCAGGCGGTCGACATCATCCAGCCCGACGTCGGCCACATCGGCGGCATCTGGGAGACCCGCAAGCTCGCCGCCACCGCCGAGGCGCACTACGTCCTGGTCGCGCCGCACAACGTCGGCGGCCCGGTCCTGACCGCCGCCTCCCTCCAGGTCGGCTTCACATCGCCGAACTTCAAGATCCTGGAGCACTTCAACGACTTCGCCGACGCGGAGATCAAGAAGGTCGTCAAGGGCGCCCCGCAGGTCGTGGACGGCTACTTCGAGCTGTCCCACGAGCCGGGGCTCGGCGTCGAGCTGGACGTCGACGCGGCGGCCGAGTTCCCCCAGCAGCAGGCCCGGTTCGACCTGTGGGCCGACGGCTGGGAGCAGCGCAAGCCCAAGGGGGCGAAGTGAGCACCGCGGTCGTCGTCGAGGGCCCGGGCGAGCACCGTCTGGCCCCGCACGAGCCGGTCCCGCCGTCGGCGGGCGAGGCGCTCGTGCGGGTGCACGCGGTCGGCATCTGCGGCAGCGACCGCGAGGTCTACCAGGGCAACCGGCCCGAGGGGTACGTCCGCTACCCCCTGACCCCGGGCCACGAGTGGTCCGGGACCGTCGAGAAGGTCGGCGCCGGTGTCCCGGCGACGCTGGTCGGCCGCAAGGTCGTCGGCGAGGGCTTCCGCAACTGCCAGGTCTGCGACCGTTGCCACGCGGGCGAGACAACGTTGTGCACGGCCGGGTACGAGGAGACGGGTTTCACCGTCCCCGGTGCCATGGCGGGCACGCTGACGCTGCCGGCCCGGCTGCTGCACGTGCTGCCCGACGACGCCGATCTGACGGCCGCCGCCCTGCTGGAGCCGGCCGCCTGCATCGCGGCCGCCGCGCTCAAGGCGAACGCCCGGCCCGGCGAGCGCGTGGCCGTGGTGGGCACCGGGACGCTCGGGATGTTCGCCGTGCAGTTCCTGAAGGCGGGTTCCCCGGCCGAGCTGCTCGTGGTGGGCACCCGCCCCGACCGGGCCGCACTGTCGAGGGAGTTCGGCGCCACCGAGTTCCGTACCAGGGAGCAGCAGCTCCCCGACGACTTCGACGTCGTCATCGAGACCGCCGGGTCCGCGTCCGCCGCGCGCACCGCCGCCTCCCTGCTGCGGCGCGGCGGGCGCCTGGTCCTCACGGGGATCCCGGCGCCGGGTGCCGAGGGTCTCGACCCGACCGATCTCGTCGTACGGCAGCTGGAGGTGCACACCGTGTTCGGGGCGCCGCCGGAGGCCTGGGCGCACACGGTGCGGGTCTTCGGGGCGGGGCTGCTGAACCCGTCGCCGCTGGTGACGCACGAGCTGCCGCTCGCCGCGTTCCCGGAGGCCATCGACCTGGTGGGTTCCGGTGATCCCAAGGTCGGCAAGGTCCTGCTGAGGCCGTGACCCTCCGAGCCGTGCGCCGGTACGGGGTTTCCTGACGGCCCCGTACCGGCGCACACCAAGCACCCGCGCGCCCAACGTCACGAACCATGCCCGAAATATCGAACGATGAAGGACAGCTTGTGACCGACGCCTCTCCCACGGCGCCCCGTCGCCCCGGCGAGCCGGCCCTGGCCGCACTCGGCCTGGGCGCGCCCGCCCTCTCCCCCGACGACGCCTCGCCGCACACCTTCCCCGGAGGCGGCCGCTGGCGCACCGAGGTCCCCTCCGTGGAGGGGCCCGAGGCGCTCGCCGTGGTCCTCAAGGAGGCCTCGCGGCTCGATGTGCCGATCCACCGGATCAGCCAGGGCAGCGGTGTCTGGATGCTGACCGACGCCGAGATCACCGAGATGGTCGAGGCCACCGGTGAACGCGACATCGAGCTCTGCCTGTTCACCGGTCCCCGCGGCAGCTGGGACATCGGCGCCTCGGTCCGCACCGACTCGCGCGGCGCCGGGCTGCGTGCCCGCGGCCACGACGCGGTGGCCGGCTGTGTCGAGGACGCCGTCCGGGCGACGGAGCTGGGCGTCAAATGCCTGCTCGTCGCCGACGAGGGCGTGCTGTGGACACTGCACCGGGCACGGGTCGCCGGGATCATCCCGGCCGACACCACCCTCAAGGTCTCGGCGCTGATCGGTCCGGTCAATCCGGCCTCGTACGCCGTGTACGAGAAGC includes:
- a CDS encoding NADP-dependent oxidoreductase produces the protein MSETPQLPSTGREWHLVSRPVGPPQPADFALVEAEVRQPGPGEVLVRNAYVSVDPYMRGRMSAAKSYIAPFGLGETMQGGAVGEVIVSNAEGIEAGDHVLHFLGWREYAVVDAKQAVKVDPGAAPLSTYLGVLGMTGLTAYAGLLRTAAFKEGDSVFVSGAAGAVGSQVGQIARLKGASRVIGSAGSDEKVRLLVEEYGFDAAFNYKNGPVSQQLREAAPDGVDVYFDNVGGDHLEAAIGSLNRDGRIAICGMISVYNNTEPAPGPRNLARLIQTRGRIQGFLVGDNYDLQQEFVQEVGAWIRSGELKYAETVVEGIENNLEAFFGVLRGDNIGKMIVKL
- a CDS encoding zinc-dependent alcohol dehydrogenase, with the protein product MSTAVVVEGPGEHRLAPHEPVPPSAGEALVRVHAVGICGSDREVYQGNRPEGYVRYPLTPGHEWSGTVEKVGAGVPATLVGRKVVGEGFRNCQVCDRCHAGETTLCTAGYEETGFTVPGAMAGTLTLPARLLHVLPDDADLTAAALLEPAACIAAAALKANARPGERVAVVGTGTLGMFAVQFLKAGSPAELLVVGTRPDRAALSREFGATEFRTREQQLPDDFDVVIETAGSASAARTAASLLRRGGRLVLTGIPAPGAEGLDPTDLVVRQLEVHTVFGAPPEAWAHTVRVFGAGLLNPSPLVTHELPLAAFPEAIDLVGSGDPKVGKVLLRP
- a CDS encoding MarR family winged helix-turn-helix transcriptional regulator produces the protein MATHKRPRIDPLTMEVVELIGTVVARYHEEYEDAAAAHALTGAQARLLSLLSLEPLPMRRLAQKLRCEPSNVTGIVDRLETRGLVERRPDPADRRVKLAAATAEGRRIAGGLRDSLDFAREPLAELSDQERLSLRDLLLRMLGEAPGTAGAGG
- a CDS encoding SCO2400 family protein, producing the protein MDYCHVCRRHLNGALACPGCGTPVDELGADTDEAGARPPTGADADARHGADGDVEWRSRRAARRRGGRVLDAEAGSPGGPQAPAGASRRDRKAAAHRRRRRRTLYIAVGFVLAAGGLSLAELGVDAPGLGPSPAAAESPDGSAAPAASSLPKKSASKSPSAARTPSSSASASGSPSASASASPTATSEKSTAGSGSPTLGTRPGHSGSAPATASAGSGASAPAGTDPTTSAPTPTPSSSDDCNRFLWWCS
- a CDS encoding beta-glucosidase, translating into MADTAVGTAGDQKDAEADADAAREAVVEAALARLGLDAKARLLSGRNMWTLPALPEIGLESLVMSDGPIGVRGVHWSADDPSVALPSPTALAAAWDPELARRVGTLLAQEARRKGVHVLLAPTVNLHRSPLGGRHFEAYSEDPLLTGVIGGGYVRGVQSGGVATTVKHFVANDAETDRFTVDNLVSERALRELYLAPFEAIVGGARPWGVMTAYNSVNGTTMSEHRSLVNEVLRGEWGFDGFNVSDWMAARSTKAAIEGGLDVAMPGPRTVYGEPLAAAVRAGEVAEATVDAAVRNVLRLAARVGALEGAEPVVTEPPTTVDGEALAREVARRGFVLVRNEGALPLPEGHRVALIGAAARDARVQGGGSATVFPARIVSPLDGLTAALPEGGPTYAVGADPAVELPVADAGFELRAVCRDAAGEVIATASVPNGQIKWMGDDLPAGVTGDTLHSVELTGSLTPRESGPHTFGIKGLGAFTLTVDGTTYFDDVQSTDRDDPFVTFFGAPIPRGRAELTAGEPVEVSLTHVVTVPGKAPLKAVGFSLAHQEPVRDADELIAEAVEAARAADTVVVVVATTDRVESEGFDRADLRLPGRQDELVHAVAAANPNTVVVVNSGAPVELPWRDEVAAVLLSWFPGQEGGAALADVLTGAHEPGGRLPTTWGSLADAPVTRVRPADGELPYTEDVFIGYRAWEKAGRTPSYPFGHGLGYTDWTYESIEIEDLTVTVRVRNSGRRAGREVVQVYLAPAEPGTGRPARALAGFAGVEAAPGESVEAVVELPRRAFEIWDTAADTWAFVKGLYEVQAGRSLLDRRLSTIIEA
- a CDS encoding mandelate racemase/muconate lactonizing enzyme family protein produces the protein MRITGITTHVVGTPWRNLTYVQVHTDEGITGVGETRMLGHTDALLGYLHEAQANHILGSDPFAVEDLVRRMKYGDYGRAGEIVMSGIAVIEMACWDIKGKALGVPVWQLLGGKVTDRVKAYANGWYTTERTPEAYHKAAQEVVARGYKALKIDPFGTGHFELDHEATLYSVSLIEAVRDAIGPETELMLEMHGRFSPATAVRLARELAPFKPAWLEEPVPPENLKALEKVAAKVDMPLATGERIHDRIEFRELFESQAVDIIQPDVGHIGGIWETRKLAATAEAHYVLVAPHNVGGPVLTAASLQVGFTSPNFKILEHFNDFADAEIKKVVKGAPQVVDGYFELSHEPGLGVELDVDAAAEFPQQQARFDLWADGWEQRKPKGAK
- a CDS encoding EI24 domain-containing protein: MRDLGVGFGYLLRGQRWVARHGKSFGFGLLPGLITLVLYAAALVALGMYGEGFVTWATPFADDWSSPWEGLFRGFLTAVLFALALLLAVLTFTAVTLLIGQPFYENLSEKVDRDVSPDGTAPESGLPLWRELWISARDSLRVLARALVWGVLLLALGFVPLIGQTVVPVLGFFVTGFFLTEELVAVALQRRDVDLRARLALLRSRKTLVWGFGTPLGLAFLVPFVAVFLMPGAVAGATLMARDLLGEEIREGDADEDADTASDGASEEHSATS